tgctcataaaacataaaccaaacgttgcaggtggtcatttcttcatgtgcagtgataaactcggcactctgaagcacccaagagcgctttttactttgccaacctaaccagagtgacgggagaggcaccatccagaaaacgtgctcagctcatcgagaaaatgcgatttaagcaataaaactaaaaatgcttataaaacataaaccaaacgttgcaggtggtcatttctgcatgcgcagtgataaactgggcactctgaagcccccaagagcactttttactatgccaacctaaccagagtgacgggagaggcaccatccagaaaacgtgctcagctcgtcgagaaaatgcgatttaagcaataaaacaaaaaatgcttataaaacataaaccaaacgttgcaggtggtcatttctgcatgcgcagtgataaactcggcactctgaagcacccaagagcgctttttactagaaaacgtgctcagctcgtcgagaaaatgcgctctaagcaatacaattaaaaatgcttataaaacataaaccaaacgttgcaggtggtcatttctgcatgcgcagtgataaactgggcactctgaagcccccaagagcactttttactatgccaacctaaccagagtgacgggagaggcaccatccagaaaacgtgctcagctcgtcgagaaaatgcgatttaagcaataaaacaaaaaatgcttataaaacataaaccaaacgttgcaggtggtcatttctgcatgcgcagtgataaactcggcactctgaagcacccaagagcgctttttactttgccaacctaaccagagtgacgggagaggcaccatccagaaaacgtgctcagctcgtcgagaaaatgcgatttaagcaataaaactaaaaatgcttataaaacataaaccaaacgttgcaggtggtcatttcttcatgcgcagtgataaactcggcactctcaagcccccaagagcgctttttactctgccaacctaaccagagtgacgggagaccaccatccagaaaacgtgctcagctcgtcgagaaaatgcgatttaagcaataaaattaaaaatgcttataaaacataaaccaaacgttgcaggtggtcatttctgcatgcgcagtgataaactgggcactctgaagcccccaagagcactttttactatgccaacctaaccagagtgacgggagaggcaccatccagaaaacgtgctcagctcgtcgagaaaatgcgatttaagcaataaaacaaaaaatgcttataaaacataaaccaaacgttgcaggtggtcatttctgcatgcgcagtgataaactgggcactctgaagcccccaagagcactttttactatgccaacctaaccagagtgacgggagaggcaccatccagaaaacgtgctaagctcgtcgagaaaatgcgatttaagcaataaaacaaaaatgcttataaaacataaaccaaacgttgcaggtggtcatttctgcatgcgcagtgataaactcggcactctgaagcacccaagagcgctttttactagaaaacgtgctcagctcgtcgagaaaatgcgctctaagcaatacaattaaaaatgcttataaaacataaaccaaacgttgcaggtggtcatttctgcatgcgcagtgataaactgggcactctgaagcccccaagagcactttttactatgccaacctaaccagagtgacgggagaggcaccatccagaaaacgtgctcagctcgtcaagaaaatgcgatttaagcaataaaacaaaaaatgcttataagacataaaccaaacgttgcaggtggtcatttctgcatgcgcagtgataaactcggcactctgaagcacccaagagcgctttttactagaaaacgtgctcagctcgtcgagaaaatgcgctctaagccagtggtccccaaccaccgggccgcggaccggtaccggtccgtgggtcacttggtaccgggccgcggagccgcacaggaaaaaaaaaaataataataataataatttttttttttgtttgttttttcattgacgatcaattcattcaggttaagacgctcgtcccggtcacgtgacatgtttccccagtcgagcccgcaaagctagaaaaaatgagtaagaatttattttgaaaaatataaaaaatttggcgaatctctcccaattacatctgtcggtgcatctgaaaaataaggactcttgacacagggcgctcgtctcggtcacgtgacatgtcaccacagtcaagcccgcgaggcaagcaaaaatgagcaagaaacagagaagtttggaaagcttcttcggaaagggaaaaacgtccaatgaggacactgaagaagaagaggctacgacttctaagaaaaggaaagctgcatttaaaagaacatttctggagtcctacttaaaatatggatttatcgccacaggtgactctgacgcgccaagtgcactccgcatatgtggcgaaaggctagctaacgaggcaatgaagccttcaaacctgcttcggcacatggagaccaagcatcctgcatttaaagacaaaccttaaccacttcgggtgtcattgtctccgattacgcctagatgggaacggctcatttctgagaaaagagctcggtgctcccactaattcaacgttttatttttatgtggtttatatttgtttttatgccagtcgtatcattttatttcatcctatttatatatataaatatttaaataataaatatataaatatatttatttatataaaggccggtccgcgaaaatatttctgacacgtaaccggtccgtggtgcaaaaaaggttggggaccactgccttaATACACACAGTGAGTCTAAGGGCggacataaacaataatactTAACAGGTACCATTCTGGATCCATTTGCCAGTCAATGGGGGGAGGGTCGACGTCACGATCgaaattaaattcaagtaaTAGCAAGCGCCGTGgccgtttgtgtgtctgcgccCTCTTGTTGAAAGGCTTATCCGTCTATCCGTGGATTTTGGttctctgctgctgttgttgttgttgttgttgtttttgttgaataacGATCGTCCGCAAAAACGACACTGGGTCCCCATTGTGACCtgcagtgaaaatgaaagaaatgtcacgtttgttttcaaaatttgcattatttattcaactgttatttcttttttttatggacatTTATTGAGCGCGCAGCCATGCCACTCGAGACTTTCCAAGACATTTCATGTGGGGAATTTTGTCCCTAAGTGGATACTTTTTAGTTATTATCAATTTGACCAATAGTGAACAACTATGTGTCTGTGCTCTTGTAAAACAAACGTATCGTTGTGGAAGAAGCCTTGAACGTTCTGACGACTCCCCCGCAGCAAAGCCAAAGGAGTGTGATGAgtccaaagtcatttttcaatttgttcgCCATTGCGGTGTGGTGCTGTCACGTGTCTGCCCGTCGGAAGGAACGACTCGGCCCCGCCCCCTGGTTTCAGGCAACCTTGGACTCGCAACATAAGGAACAAGCAGCGGTGCCGTTTGTTTGTCTGCTCCCTCTTGTTGAAAACCGAGCCCCCTTGTTGCTTAATACTGATCAATTGCTTCCCATTGTGACCTgcagtaaaaatgaaagaaaatgtcacgttggttttcaaaatttgcattCTTTATTAagtacattgtcaatagaattgccactcggttccatttcactcaattgCAGGTTTCTCTGCACGGGTGGCAAATAAGTCACCCCCTTCTCCTCAAATCGAGTCACTTTGCTACAAAGTAGGATGAGCTGGCCAGTCTACACCGAGTGTTTACAAGCAATGCCGAAAGGAAAAGGCACGTTCACAGAGGAGTTGAATCAAagattcaataaaaaatatgatactTTTAATGatcctatttatattatagatattatgaataaaaagtattctacatatgttttgtgcttttgcaTTCGAGGCCTGCGAGGCTCAATTGGAGACGCTTTCCCTTCATTTCTCCCAGATTCATTTGCTCATCGTCTCCtcgttcattttcattcaaaagcacGTCcgctaaatgtattttctcatgTTCTCTGAAAATCAACACGAATTCTGAGAGGCGTGAATGGAAAAGCTTCTGTAGTCTTGTGTATACTTGAACATAAATTGAGTGACACCTCATTGAATTCCAACTTTCATACttggatttaattatttgtatttactgtTAAACGAGTTGACTGCTTTTCGCTGTTGTTCCCTTCcagaacatttacaaagtcacaaaaacaaaaggaatcaaaggctttttttttttttttttttttttccttttggttatgcacacacgcgcgcgccaCTCCCCACGTCGCTTGAGAGTGCTTTGAGATGACTACCTTCGAATGTGACGTTTTTGATGTGTGGGCGTGGCCTGCCTTTGGCTCGGAGCAGGGTGGACCAAACGTTCATTTTTCCTCTGTACTTGAACCACTGGCTACTCGCAGTGAGGCGacttatcatttattttcttccgaCAAGAATCGTTGCGACCCTCAGTGAGAGGGGGGATTTTCCTCCAACATGTGGGAAGAATTAAACCGTGTTCTTCTCCTGATTGGCATATATTGGGCATGTGCTTCAGGTAAGCAATTTGTATCTTTAGTCCATCGAAACAACAGTAAAGAGCTggaatgtactgtactgtgagTTAGCACGACTGCATCTGCTTCTATTCTAACATTACGGTgcctgagagaaaaaaaataatcattgcaATGTCACACATTTGGACGACAAACACTTTGAGGAACTTTGAAGAATCCTCATTATTCGGACACTTTGATGTAGTTGCTGTGTACGTCAATTGTCCCGGACCGGACCTTTCTTGTTATCGAGGCTTgcctttatcatcatcattttcatcattcatgTGGGAAGCTGTTGTGTCCGAACATCCGAGCAACGTGACTTTGAAATGACGAGCTAAAACCGTTGAGTCAAGTGTCTTTGCGTTTCTTACGGCGGCAAACGAGCCCCGCTTGTGAATTTTAAGTGCGCACTGGCTGTCAGGATGACGTATTGAAGTTGAGCATATAACTTCAAAATATCCAATCTAAAATTGGcccttttattttggaagccgaatgtgtttttactgggcttttccttccatctcttttttccgtgtatacttttgtttttctttcgctctgttattttttattttttctatttttttattcctaaaaCATGGGCACGCTTGGAATTCAGGAGCGGCTGATTGGACTTTGTGACACTTAGATGAGTTGCACCGTTAGGGTTTAAGACACAGAATGACAATAagacacaagaagaagaataaatgatatataataataataataataataataatgataatagtgATCATAGTGATAATActagtttaataataataaaagtaatacatttattattattaataatgataatgataataataaataagaataatcatTTCTTACACCCCTTTATACAATATATTATGCACAAGTGTATATAGACAAGATATTTCTTGGCGCCCCTATGATACgaatattttcatgatttatatgagctaattataatgaataataatcaatcattattagtcattattattaatagttTCTTACAGTCCTTGATAGAGTATTAGCAATAATTTCTTACAGCCCCTTTATACAATAGATATTTCTTAGCACctctgttataaaaaaaatcatggttATTATGATCTAAATATAGATTATAATCATTATGTTATATTAAttgtaattatattattaataatacacCTTCGTGTCTGGTCTGTTATCATCACACACCAAAaagttgcaacacagttgtgcAGTTCATAATATCGCTGTgcatcatcaaaatgtgtcGGCATAATGTTTTCAAAGATTGCAAAATTGAGTAGGAGACTCTCAATGCGTGTTCATTTCTGCTAGTGAATCGCAGGGCGCATCTGAATAATTGCATTTGCCCCTCAGAGTCCATGCTTATtaggattgattgattgattgattgattgattgattgattgattgagccCGCAGTTTAAAAGCCCTTCTTCTCCATGAAACAGTCAGGCCTGGCTTGTTTGGCTTTGTACTTTGATATAAGgaagggcgggcgggcggttggTCTTCTTGAGCTAAGAAGGGGGGAGCGGTCCAACTGTTGCAACGTGTTCCATTCGATTGAGTTGCGTTGTGCTTTAGCACCCTCCAGTGGTGAAATGTGCGATGACCTGATTTGAGTTTAGCTCATTGGTCATCGATATGCCACACGTGCGTAACTGGTGGGTGGGGTATTTGCTGAggttgaagatgatgatgatgatggcatcTTTTAAGTGGAACAACTTGCACCATTGGTGGCTGACGACATActttttgccccactgtacATCTGAAGCTGAGTATCATCACTTTGGGGCCATTGTGTGCAATCCTTGGCAGGCGTAAGTGATGCTTTTATGCAAACAATCAGCAGCTCCACGTTGCTGCATGGCGCTGGCTGAACCCAAAAATGGAGGacaggcatgtttttggaaggggCCAAAGCGACAATGGGCGTTggccccccccatcccccctGACAGAATCCTCGTGCATTTGGTTGAGATGCCCCCAATGAATAgcacagaataaaaacatgcaagtgtTCCATCagtgtgctctgatctgtCCGCCTGATCCCCAAATTGTGCCTTCAGCCAACAAGTGTCTTTCCGGGTGGCTCGAGCACGACTccagctgctacaagaaggtggTGACGCCCAACGGTTGGTTGGGGGCCCGGCACCACTGCGTCTGGcagggcggcgacctgctctccatcaccacctcggccgaggaggacttTGTGAAGCGCACCATGGGCAACACCCgcttctggctgggactctccaaccaggtgagacggaagcaGTCGTGGACTCTGCAGCGACAACTGGAactgttttcttctttccccCCCAGAAATGCGACGACGTCTGGTGTGGCTTTGAAGGCGGGAGCCAGAAGCTGATCTGGTCCGATGGTGAGACAACGACATACACCAACTGGACCTCAGACCAATTTAAAAGGTAAGAAGTCACATCTTCgcatgctgttgtcaggcggaCACGCGTAAAggttctggaaccaattttgagaacgagcactcaaggaaaaataggaaaatgttcctttttataATCTACCGACAGCACCGACGTCgcgtcctgcgcctacgtcaaccaaggagTTAAGTTGTCGCCTGGGAAGTGGAGGTCTGGCTCCTGCGCTTCCTCgttggcctacatgtgcaaacggccgcAGAGTAAGTCTGCACGTCCGTGGTCACGTTGCTGATGAAAGGTGAGATGCGCAAACGggtctttttttgcaggctgccCGGAGGGACGGACGTGTACCTTCAATAGTGTTACTGCTGTAATGaagagtgagttgcagcacgCTTATTTGCGCTTTAACCATCTCGTCATGGTTTCCtcctcaatgtttttccttgtgGCCTCAGCTTCCGACTGCGACGATGGCAACTTCCTTTATGGCGATGATTGCTATCTTTTTGACACGACGCATAGAAGTTGGGAGGAAGGCGAGAAGTTTTGTCTCGCCCGGCGAGGCCACCTGGCTAGCATACACTCTGAGCAAGATGCCCGATTCATTACTGGTGAGCACCGCCACAGTCGTCATTTGgctgaagctcttcttgccctgaagCTCTTGTTCTCCTTCCTTTCATCAAGATCACTCATATTACTATtctacttggatgggagaaaagaagaagggCAACAACTACGGGTGGACTGACGGAACAGCTTCTGTAAGTGGATTGCTGAAGGCCTTTGGAAAAGTCATGTTGCAGGCATCCGTCTTGTCTCGAGGCATCGGGCAGCCGCTTACAAAGTATTGGCGATCTGATTTTAGAGAGGAGGCGGTTAAGATGATATATCATGGACGGTCTTTAGGTCTTCAGGGTTAGTTGCTTTGTGCACATTTTCCCCAGACATTTGGGTTGCCAGGGCGGGCACcatgttttattgcaatgttcatACTACTTTGACTGACAGGGTTAGTTGctctgtgcatgtttttcccaGACATGTATTTGGGTTGCCAGGGCGGGCACAATGTTTTATGGCAATGTTCATACTACTTTGACTGACAGGGTTAGTTGctctgtgcatgtttttcccaGACATGTATTTGGGTTGCCAGGGCGggcacaatgttttattgcaatgttcatACTACTATGACTGACAAAGTGAAACCAACAACCAAAGTGAAACTTTAATGAGAGAAGGTACGAAAACGGTGCAAGTGAGGAAATGCGGCGGGAAGATGACTACATCGAATGCAACACGCTAAAGTTCTGTCCAAAATCTCGTCCGCAGGACTACGGAAAAGTTGTCTACAGCTCCAGTGGTGACTGTTCTAATTTGCATACCAGCGAAAGGCTGTACAGAAACTGTAATTGCCGCTGGACATACCCACCggtctgcaaaacaggtgcaaacGTCCCTCCCGAGCGCCCCTTTTGGATGCGTGAAGCATTTGCTCATATTCGCTCCGCTTTTTCTGCAGCCAAGCGCGGAGGGCCTCCACAGCTGCCACCATTAGTCGGCCAGCCGGGTAGGTGTCCCGCACTGCCGCCGTCTTGCGCTGTCTTACGCCGTCTGGCTCGCAGACTGGACTCAgaaatgcggctggtggctggacaACTCCGAGagcgacttctgctacctgatgatcCGCCAGCCCACTAAGACCTGGCAGGAGGCGCAAGACGACTGCCAACGCCTCCAAgggaacctgctcagcatcaccgacGACCATGAGCAGACCTTCGTACGCGGTAGGCGGCCATGAATTGAAATATTGGCCATGaacaagttgttgttgttatatgTTCATTTCGAACctatttaaaacatgaaaataggaaaataaaacaccactttaaagtgccatatctaagtcactgaaacaaacaacccaAAACCGCCAACAACAAAGAATGCTCGAGTGTAGTCAGTCTGTGTGTAGtcagttttgtcttttttttcccctcatacaTGTTAAGGAACCAGTTTTTCGACACTTTTTTTGGAACACTTGTGTTTGCCCTATTTTCATGCTCATTTTCCAGACCATTCCATAATTTCACCCCACAAACGACGGTCATACCCTTACTTTTTATCGCTGTTAAGACTTTTCCACTCTGAAAATTCTCTTCCTTTCTCAGATGATAGCCACCATGCTTGCCTTTCCAGAAACAAATTTATACCTTTTATACCTTGCTGTGTACATATAATTTGAGCCGTCTTGTGTTTGATCACATCCCTGAGTGACAAAAGTTTGTCGGGTATTATAAAAAGTGCGTTTGTATGCtccttgttatttttcctattGCTTGCCTTATTCGGTGTTACCCCGTATTTCCACGCAGTAGTTCAGATATGGCAGTATCTGGAGTCCGGACTGCTTCTTGCTTTCCTCAGAATTGCAATaacctttgacatttttgtttttacatgattGATTAATGTGTGATTTCCAGCAGCTTTTTATTGTCAACAGTCACGCCCAGgaattttctttcagaaacCCTTTCTTTCATACCATTGTCAATTTTCACTTCGATTTATACCTGAcaaataattttgttgttggcaGTTTGGTTTTACATTAAACCACGTATTCATTTCTGTGGTGATTGTTGGTTTCCATAAGCTGCTGTAAATTGTCCCCAGCGCAATAGATGTttgtatcatcatcatttcatgATGTTGGATACACAAGTCGTTGAAGAGGACCAAGGGCAGAGGTTGTTCACCTGTTATGGGATACATGATCTCCAGACTTTTTACAAATTGCTGCCTGTTGCTTAAGTAGCTCCTCAGCCAGTCCATGATGCCATGATTTACTGGGTCAAATGCTTTTGGTTGATGATCTATTAAGATCCATTAGTGTCCTTCCGGAATCCATATTGACTGTCagctaaaagcttttttttttttttcttcaatctcGTTTTCTCGTTTTTCtgtgaacagttttttttaatatatagatCAGttttatcacacacacacacacacacacacacatatatatgcaATATCCGCATTTTTTTGGTCAGATGCTGGTTGAGGTCTGATCCCTCAGCCGTCTACCCTGTTTCAGTAGCTccaatttgtgtttgcaaacCGCACTGTTATTGCTGCTTTGGTTTTAATATTTCTCGATGGTCCCCCTGTCTAACTCAATTCCTTTTGAGCTGAGAAAGTCGATCACCCGGAGCTCAACGGATGACGCGTCCTCCTCACTCGGCTCCTCTTGATGATGTCGTTCATTCTGGTACAGGTTACATCAAGGCTCTGATGAAAGCatcctctctgtggttgggcgccaaTGTCGCCATCAGTGACGAAGGCAGCACGTGGGCTGACGGAGCCTCGTTCACTTACGTCCACTCGACTTCAGGTCTGTCGGAGACGGTTGTCTGCTGCAATTTGGAGGAACGGAGGAGCACTGAGATCTTCTCTCCCGCCCCCCAGGTACCCCCGATGGAAATTGTCTTTCCTTCCTCACTGGCAACGGCAACTGGCACTACGACTCGTGCAACAAGAAGAGAGGTtacgtctgcaagaaaagaggaaatggtAAGTGAGAGGCAGCGCCCCACCGACTGTCATCGCCCCTTGACGTCTGTGCCTTGatgtctctttttctttcctcttgcaGTAAAGGCTACGCCGGCTCCTGAG
The sequence above is drawn from the Syngnathus acus unplaced genomic scaffold, fSynAcu1.2, whole genome shotgun sequence genome and encodes:
- the LOC119119168 gene encoding snaclec agkisacutacin subunit A-like translates to MQVFHQCALICPPDPQIVPSANKCLSGWLEHDSSCYKKVVTPNGWLGARHHCVWQGGDLLSITTSAEEDFVKRTMGNTRFWLGLSNQKCDDVWCGFEGGSQKLIWSDGETTTYTNWTSDQFKR